The Panthera uncia isolate 11264 chromosome B3 unlocalized genomic scaffold, Puncia_PCG_1.0 HiC_scaffold_1, whole genome shotgun sequence genome segment AGTTCAGGTGTCTCTGGCAGCCAGTACTTTCACCATTACAGGCCATGCTGAGGCAAAACTGCTGACAGAAAGCCTACCCAGCATCTTAACCCAGCTTGGTACAGACAGTGGGACTAGTGTAAGGAGACTGGCAGAAGTTCTGTCTAAACTCTCTGGGGATGGAAAAGCATCACTTGCTACTGAAGAGACTGATAATGAAGTTCCAGATCTTGTGGATAATTTTCATGCATTTCCAAGAATGCAACAATGTGATTGGAAGTTGGCTTCTGAAGAAGACAGAACTCAAAGAAGTTACTGGGAGATGCTACTTTACCGTAGCATCTGCTACTATTTataactgcttttaaaaattttgttcatgAACCTGATAAAATCTAGATCCGATAGTTTTAAGCCCAAGTCCCCTAGCCACTAGCagctcttttcagttttttgctTGTCACAATTCATTCTTCACAGCTAATTAAGCTGAAGAAGCCTGGGAATAAATTTTGAAACAGAGGTTAATGAACTTCTTTGcctagttaaaaaaacaacacataatTGGGGGAGAATTTAGCACACTAGATATTAAAACCTACCATAACACAACCTTAATGCAACAGCACTCAATTGAATAGAGTCTATAAATAGACCAATGAAAATATGCTAATTTGCTCTATGATTACATTTCAATATagggagaaagacaaaactaTTCAATAATTATATTGGGATTATTAATAGcaacttttttgaaaaagttgattcctatatctttttatttaacgaatcattttgataaattaaaaattaaatgtaaaacaacCTGAATTATGGTTGTTAGGAATTATAACCTAGGAACTTCCTAGGACATTTATAATAGGAATTATAAATGTCCTAGGAAGTTTATTTGACTCTTTATTATGACAGGTAAGCTGAGAAAAGTGTCCTtgttaaaaaacattattaagtGATGGACCTTAATATGCTCAAAAGACATACgaaaaagattaattaaaaacaaaatatgggggcgcctgtgtggctcagttggttaagcatccgacttcggctcaggtcatgatctcacggttcgtgggttcaagtcctgcgtcgggccctctgacagctcagagctgggaacctgcttcggattgtgtcttcttttctccttgcccctccccttgcttgtgctctgtctctcaaaaataaataaatgttaaaaaaaaaaaaaaagcaagaaatcttaaaagcattTATGAGAGCCCAA includes the following:
- the LOC125910318 gene encoding LOW QUALITY PROTEIN: transcription factor BTF3-like (The sequence of the model RefSeq protein was modified relative to this genomic sequence to represent the inferred CDS: deleted 2 bases in 1 codon), with the protein product MIKIQTGVEDIEMALPYSLFKLPAQPHFHPDKKKGTIVSQEKLATLQAQVRTGGKGTACRKKVVHRIATAEEKKSLVLLKELGVNNISHTEEVTIFTNQGTVRHYHNSKVQVSLAASTFTITGHAEAKLLTESLPSILTQLGTDSGTSVRRLAEVLSKLSGDGKASLATEETDNEVPDLVDNFHAFPRMQQCDWKLASEEDRTQRSYWEMLLYRSICYYL